Below is a genomic region from Deinococcus sp. YIM 77859.
CAGGAGCTCTTCCCACAGAAGCTCCAGCGCGAACTGCTGTTCTGGCGTGACCTGAGCGCGATCCTGCCCGAACCGCAGAACGAGCTGTACCTGAACGGCAAGAAAGCGCAGCAGGTCCGCTCCGGCCTTCCTGCAGGAACGGTGGAACATGCCCGCGCGGTGCTGACCGCCGTTCAACGCCAGACACCGCCGGTAAACCGGGTCACGGATTTTGCGCAGGCGACCCGCTCGAAGGCCGGCGACAAGAAACGGTACGGCCCCATCGTCTCGGTGAGCGTCTACGGCCAACTGTCCGATCAGGGCAAGGCGTTTGCATTCCGGCAGGAGACCTATAGCCTTCCCAAGCTGTACGTGAATGACGCCCAGAAGTTCACCAACACCATCTCCCTCGCCCTGACCGACGCCAAGAAGCTGGGACAGTTCCTCCGTCAGGCTGTGCGGCTGCTGTGTCAGGAACTCCTGACCCGAGTGGGCGAGCGCGAGCCGCACAAGGAGGATGTGAGCGCTCTTGTCAGCACGCTTCAGGTGGAGGCGACCTACTGGGCGCAGCTCGAAGCCCCCTTCCGCACGTACCTGCTCGCCCTGGACGGCGACACGGACGCGGCCTGGGCCGAGTGGCAGAACGAACTGCGCCGCGCTGCCTGGGCCGCCTGGGACGTGGCCGTGGAGGGTGTGGGCCGGAGCGGCCCGGCCCTGCGCGCCGAGCAGAAAGCCGTGCGGCGGCTGCTGGCCGCCCTGCCCAAGGAGGTTCCCGCATGACGACTGCACCCGCAACACAGCCCCCGGAGGAACGCTTTTTTGCGGAACTGGCGAAACTCTCGCGCGGACAGCACGCCGAGCTGCGCCGCACCCTGAGTGACGACCGGCCCGCCTACGGGGCTTATTTCCTGGAGGGCGTGGCGTACCGCAGCGGCCTCGCCTGGGCCCGGAAGGAGGAGCTCGACGGGCTGGAGCAGAGCCAGCGCCGCGCCCTGTACCTCGTGGCGGGCCTCTACGCTCTGGTTGAGCGGCCCCACGACGACGAGCCGGAAGAGGAGCGCACCAAGACGCAGGCCCGGAAGCCGCTGTCACTGGGGGCGCTGCTGGGTGACCTCTACCGTTCCCAGGACGCCCGCCCCAGCATCGAAAAACGCTTTTTGACCTTGCTGGACGCCGACCGCGAGGCCCTCTCCTACCACCTGCGGCAGGCGGTGACCCTCCTCAAGGCCGCCAACATGCACCCCGATTGGCCACAACTGCTCCGGGACGTAACCCGCTGGGGCGACGCGGTGCGTCAGACCTGGGCCCGTGACTTCTACCGCCACGCCGAATCGCCCGAGAAGGCCGTACCCGCGGCCAGTGACGAGGACGACGCGGCCCCACGGACCTTTACGCCCGCCCCCGGCACCGAAGAGGAGACCCTAGAATGAAAGCCCTGCTCGAACTGCACATCCTTCAGAACTTTGCCCCCAGCAACCTCAACCGCGACGACACCGGTAGCCCCAAGGATGCCTATTTCGGCGGAGTCCGCCGCGCGCGTATCAGTTCCCAGAGTTTCAAGCGGGCCATGCGGCTCTATTTCCGCGAGCAGCAGCTCCTGAACCCGGACGAGCTGGGCGAGCGCACCAAGCGGGCGCATGAGGCCATCCGCGACCTGCTGGTGCAGCGTGGCCGTGGCCGCGATGAGGCAGAGGCGGCGGCGATGGCCGCGCTGGGCGGGCTCGGTCTCCCCGTCAAGGACGGCAAGAGCCAGTACCTCCTCTTCCTGGGCCGCGACGAGCTCGAACGGGTGGCGGGCATCATCGAGGCTCACTGGGACGATTTCGCCGCTCTGACACCAGCCGCGGACGAGGGCAAGAAAAAGGCCAAGGGCAGCAAGAAGGCCGAGCTGCCCGGCGACATCGGGAGGCAACTGGCGAACGCGCTGAACGGCACCAAGGCCGTGGACGTGGCCCTTTTCGGTCGAATGCTGGCAGATCTGCCCGACAAGAACACGGACGCTGCCGCGCAGGTGGCGCACGCCCTCGGTACGCACGCCGCGAACCGCGAATTCGACTTCTACACGGCGGTGGATGACCTCAAGCCCGAGGACAACGCGGGCGCGGACATGCTGGGTACGGTGGAGTTTGGCAGCGCTACCTTTTACCGCTACGCGGCGGTAGACCTCGCCAAGCTGCTGGAGAACCTGGGGGGTGACGCAGACCTGGCCCTGCGCGGCCTGCGGGCCTTTCTGACGGCGGCCGTCTATGCATTGCCGGGAGGCAAGCAGAACACCTTCGCGGCCCACAATCCGCCCAGCCTGTTCGCTACCGTGGTGCGCGAGGACGCCTCGCCACGCAACCTCGCCAACGCCTTTGAGGTGCCGGTCCGGCCTGGACAGGGAGGCATCGTCGAGAACAGCATGAAGGCCCTTGCTGCCGAGTGGGACCGTCAGGAGCGCATCTTTGGCCAGGCGGGGCGGGGCCGGTACGTGAATGCCCGCGACGAACGCGACCTGGAGGCGTTGCCCGGCGAGCGCTTCCCCGATATTGCAGGGCTGCTGGATGCCACCCTCGCGGATGTGGAGCACCTGCTGGACGGGCTGCGCTGACCGTGGGCACCCTGCTTCTGAGACTGGTGGGCCCCATGCAGTCGTGGGGAACCCGCTCACGGTTCGATGACCGTGACAGCGAACAGGAACCCAGCAAATCGGGCGTGCTGGGTCTGGTGGCCGCCGCGCTGGGCCTCGACCGGGCCGAGCCGGTGGATCACCTGGCGCGGCTGGCCTTTGGTGTACGGGTGGACCGCGAGGGCCTGGTTCGCACCGACTATCACACCGCTCAGCTCTATCCCGGCGAGCGCCGAACGAGTACGAGTCTGACCCGGCGCGTGTACCTCTCGGACGCTGCCTTTTACGCGGGGCTCAGCGGGGACGCGTCGCTGCTCACCGAAATCCAAGCTGCCCTGAAAAATCCGCACTGGCCCCTTGCGCTGGGCCGCAAGGCGTTCCTGCCCAGCCTGCCCGTCTGGCTGCCGGAGGGCGTGCAGGACGGACCGCTCCTGGAAGTGCTGCGCTTGGCGCCCAGCCTGCGCGGCTGCGAGCGGCTGCCGGACGAGGAGCGCCGCCAGCGGTGTCAGGACGCCCCTTACCGCTTTGTGGTCGACCAGCGGGCCGTGCCGGACGACCTTCCTGGCCGCGAGCGCCTTTCTCCCGCCGAACGGCGTGACGAACCGGCTGGCCCCTTTGCCGCGCGCCGGTATGCCCTGCGCGCCGTGT
It encodes:
- the cas5e gene encoding type I-E CRISPR-associated protein Cas5/CasD; the encoded protein is MGTLLLRLVGPMQSWGTRSRFDDRDSEQEPSKSGVLGLVAAALGLDRAEPVDHLARLAFGVRVDREGLVRTDYHTAQLYPGERRTSTSLTRRVYLSDAAFYAGLSGDASLLTEIQAALKNPHWPLALGRKAFLPSLPVWLPEGVQDGPLLEVLRLAPSLRGCERLPDEERRQRCQDAPYRFVVDQRAVPDDLPGRERLSPAERRDEPAGPFAARRYALRAVYVFSERLTLPPRQPDEEVPSCTSPA
- the cas7e gene encoding type I-E CRISPR-associated protein Cas7/Cse4/CasC yields the protein MKALLELHILQNFAPSNLNRDDTGSPKDAYFGGVRRARISSQSFKRAMRLYFREQQLLNPDELGERTKRAHEAIRDLLVQRGRGRDEAEAAAMAALGGLGLPVKDGKSQYLLFLGRDELERVAGIIEAHWDDFAALTPAADEGKKKAKGSKKAELPGDIGRQLANALNGTKAVDVALFGRMLADLPDKNTDAAAQVAHALGTHAANREFDFYTAVDDLKPEDNAGADMLGTVEFGSATFYRYAAVDLAKLLENLGGDADLALRGLRAFLTAAVYALPGGKQNTFAAHNPPSLFATVVREDASPRNLANAFEVPVRPGQGGIVENSMKALAAEWDRQERIFGQAGRGRYVNARDERDLEALPGERFPDIAGLLDATLADVEHLLDGLR
- the casB gene encoding type I-E CRISPR-associated protein Cse2/CasB codes for the protein MTTAPATQPPEERFFAELAKLSRGQHAELRRTLSDDRPAYGAYFLEGVAYRSGLAWARKEELDGLEQSQRRALYLVAGLYALVERPHDDEPEEERTKTQARKPLSLGALLGDLYRSQDARPSIEKRFLTLLDADREALSYHLRQAVTLLKAANMHPDWPQLLRDVTRWGDAVRQTWARDFYRHAESPEKAVPAASDEDDAAPRTFTPAPGTEEETLE